A window of Synechococcus sp. WH 8109 genomic DNA:
ATCTTCTCGAGGATGTGGAGCCTTGCCGGACGTGCCTGGTTGACGGCTTCGGCCACCGTCTTCACCGAGAGGCCGGTGATCTTCATGTCCATCTGCAGGGCTGTGATGCCTTTCTCGCTGCCAGCCACCTTGAAGTCCATGTCTCCGAGGAAGTCCTCGATGCCTTGGATGTCGGTGAGGATCCGCACCTCATCGCCCTCTTTGATCAGACCCATGGCTGCTCCACTCACCGGAGCCTTCAGCGGCACACCGGCATCCATCAGCGACAGGGTGCTGCCGCAGACGGAACCCATCGAGGTGGAGCCATTGGAGCTGAGCACTTCGCTCACCACACGCACCACGTAGGGGAAGGTGTCCTTCTCGGGAAGCACCGGAAGAATGGCGCGTTCGGCCAGGGCGCCATGGCCGATCTCACGACGACCGGGAGAACGCATTGGCCGCGTTTCCCCGACGGAGTAGGGAGGGAAGTTGTAGTGGTGCAGGTACAGCTTCTCGGTGTTGGGATGGAGGTCGTCCATCTCCTGGGCATCGCTGGGGGTGCCCAGTGTTGCGGTTGAGAGCACCTGGGTGAGTCCGCGCTGGAACAGACCAGAACCATGCACCCGGCGTGGCAGGACGCCGGCCATGGCGCTGATCTGGCGAACCTCGTCGAGGCCGCGTCCATCCACACGCTTGCCGTCTTTGAGAATCTGCTGACGCATCAACTTCTTGGTCAGCGCCTTGAAGCTGTTGCCGAGCAGTTTCGGGCTGCTTGCCAGGGCTTGGCGAACGGCATGGTCTTCCTTCAGACCTGCGATGGTCTCGGACACCTCGCCCTTCACGGTTTCCAGGGCTGTGTCCCGCTCGTCCTTGCTCTGATCAAATTTACTGAGGACAGCGCTGATCGCCTTGGTGCACTGCTTCTCCAGATAGGCAGGAACGGTGCTGTCTTCGTCCGGCTGCTCCGGCTTCACCTGGGTGATGCCCAGATCCTTCAGCAGCTGTTCCTGTGCCTTGATCAGTTCGCAGATCGCTTCGTAGCCGAAATCAATCGCCTCGATCACGTCTTGCTCGGGCAGCTGGTTGGCGCCGGCCTCGACCATCACCACGCCGTCAGGTGTGCCGGCGACCACCAGGTCCAGGTCACCCCGTTCGATCTCCCGGTAACTCGGGTTGAGCACGAAGTCATCCCCAAGCAGACCCACCCGCACGGCTGCCATAGGGCCGTTGAAGGGGATGCCAGCGAGCAGCGTGGCAATCGATGCGCCCGTCACCGCCAGAACATCGGCGGGGACCCGCTCATCAAGGGATAGGCAGGTGGCCACCACCTGCAGGTCGTCGCGCAGCCAGCTGGGGAACAGTGGCCGCATCGGGCGGTCAATCAGTCGGGCCGTGAGCGTGGCGCGTTCGGGGGGGCGGCTCTCACGACGCATGTAGCTGCCGGGAATGCGGCCAGCTGCATAAAGCCGCTCCTCGTAATCGCAGATCAGCGGCAAGAAATCAATGCCATCTCGGCCGCCCGAACGGGTTGCGGTCACAAGCACGGCGGTGTCGCCACACTCCACCAAGACGGATCCTCCCGCCTGAGGGGCGAAGCGCCCGGTGGTCAGTCGAATCTCGCGTCCATCAAAGGAGATCGACTGGGTTTGTCCTTGCACGACGTCTTATGTCCTTTTGTCAATCCCAAGTCTGACATTTCATGGCTGCTCTTCACAAGAAAGGGGAGGTCAAGCCTCCCCCTCACGACGCCATGGCGACAAGCTGATCACCAGCTGGACTTGACCACGCCGGGCAGTTCACCTTTGTGGGCACGCTCACGCAGCTGGTTACGGCAGAGACCGAAATCGCGATAAACGCCGCGGGGCTTGCCAGTGGCCCAGCAGCGGTTGCGCACACGGATGCGTGCGCTGTTGCGGGGCAGAGCCTGAATCTTGCGATGGATCTCCAGGCGATCCATCGGATCTTCGGCTGCGTTGAAGGCTGCCATCAGTGCTGCGCGCTTGGCCGCATAGCGCTCAACCGTTTTCTTGCGCTTCACATCGCGAGCGATCATCGACTTCTTGGCCATGCAGCTGAGGACAGCGAGTGAACGAATCGTCAACGATACATTGGCGCCATCACCCTCCTAGCGACCCATCAATTGCTGGACCACCGGCAGCTGGCTGGTGTCACGCACGATCAGCACAAGCGTGAGCCCCACCAGCAGAAGAAAACCGGATTGCACGAAGGCCATTTGGATCCGTTCGGACACCGGGCGACCCCGAACGGATTGAATCGCCAGCATCATCATCTGCCAGCCATCGAGCAGCGGCAGCGGCAGTGAATTGAGCACCGCCAAATTGATTGAGATCAGGGCTGAGAAGAGCACCAACCCTGATCCCCCCTGCTGGCTGAGCTGAGCTCCCATCTCAACGATCTTGACGGGGCCACTCACCTGCCCCGCCGTGACGCGGAAGTTGGTCAGGAGGCCGGCGTAGCCACGCACGGTTTGTTGCAGCATTTGGCTGAATTGCGAGCCTGTGGTGAGCACCAGTTCACCGGGACTGCGTACGGCGCGCATCTCCCCACTGATGTTGGCTTGCAGCTGGGCGCCGATTTTCCCTGTGCCCTGTTGATCGTCGGGGATGAGTTCAAGGGTGGACGTATCTTCTCCCCGCTTTCGCTCTACACGAATGGCTCGCTCGGGTGCTGCTTTCACATCCCGAACCATCGCTTCAACGCCCCGTTGTCCTGCGGCAAGGGGTTGGGTATTCAGGCTGATGATCTGGTCACCGGCACGAAGCCCGGAGCGGGCGGCAGCACCACCCGGTTGCACCTGCACCACCAGGACCCCCGGATCCGGCGCGGCGGGAACGCCGACAAACGCTGCCTGAGCGAAAAGCACCACCAGTGCCAAGGTCAGGTTGGCCAATACCCCTGCAGCCACCACCAGGGCTTGCTGGGGGATGGGCCGGTTGCGCAGCAGATCCGGATCATCAGCGGGGATCGTGCTCTCCTCATTGTCGTCAGGGAAGGCGACGAAACCACCCAGGGGCAGCAGCCGCAGGGCGTAGGTCACCCCACGCCTTTGCCTCTTGATCAGGGCCGGGCCAAAGCCAATGGAAAAACCGCTGACGCGGATGCCCTGGAACGTGGCAGCGAGGAAATGGCCGGCCTCATGCACCACGATCAGCAGGGCGAGGACCAGAAGGGCGGCCAACACGTTCATATGTCCGTCAGGAATCCAGTCGGATCATTCTGGCTGGAGTCGCTCGCGGCCGACGTAGGGCACCAGCGCTTTAGGCATCAGGACGCTGCCGTCGGGCTGTTGG
This region includes:
- a CDS encoding polyribonucleotide nucleotidyltransferase, yielding MQGQTQSISFDGREIRLTTGRFAPQAGGSVLVECGDTAVLVTATRSGGRDGIDFLPLICDYEERLYAAGRIPGSYMRRESRPPERATLTARLIDRPMRPLFPSWLRDDLQVVATCLSLDERVPADVLAVTGASIATLLAGIPFNGPMAAVRVGLLGDDFVLNPSYREIERGDLDLVVAGTPDGVVMVEAGANQLPEQDVIEAIDFGYEAICELIKAQEQLLKDLGITQVKPEQPDEDSTVPAYLEKQCTKAISAVLSKFDQSKDERDTALETVKGEVSETIAGLKEDHAVRQALASSPKLLGNSFKALTKKLMRQQILKDGKRVDGRGLDEVRQISAMAGVLPRRVHGSGLFQRGLTQVLSTATLGTPSDAQEMDDLHPNTEKLYLHHYNFPPYSVGETRPMRSPGRREIGHGALAERAILPVLPEKDTFPYVVRVVSEVLSSNGSTSMGSVCGSTLSLMDAGVPLKAPVSGAAMGLIKEGDEVRILTDIQGIEDFLGDMDFKVAGSEKGITALQMDMKITGLSVKTVAEAVNQARPARLHILEKMLEAIDTPRDNLSPHAPRLLSFRIDPELIGTVIGPGGRTIKGITERTNTKIDIEDGGIVTIASHDGAAAEEAQKIIEGLTRKVNEGEVFSGSITRIIPIGAFVEILPGKEGMIHISQLSEARVEKVEDVVKVGDEVTVRVREIDNRGRINLTLRGVPQAGDAAEVEPQPTPVAPLS
- the rpsN gene encoding 30S ribosomal protein S14; translated protein: MAKKSMIARDVKRKKTVERYAAKRAALMAAFNAAEDPMDRLEIHRKIQALPRNSARIRVRNRCWATGKPRGVYRDFGLCRNQLRERAHKGELPGVVKSSW
- the rseP gene encoding RIP metalloprotease RseP, which produces MNVLAALLVLALLIVVHEAGHFLAATFQGIRVSGFSIGFGPALIKRQRRGVTYALRLLPLGGFVAFPDDNEESTIPADDPDLLRNRPIPQQALVVAAGVLANLTLALVVLFAQAAFVGVPAAPDPGVLVVQVQPGGAAARSGLRAGDQIISLNTQPLAAGQRGVEAMVRDVKAAPERAIRVERKRGEDTSTLELIPDDQQGTGKIGAQLQANISGEMRAVRSPGELVLTTGSQFSQMLQQTVRGYAGLLTNFRVTAGQVSGPVKIVEMGAQLSQQGGSGLVLFSALISINLAVLNSLPLPLLDGWQMMMLAIQSVRGRPVSERIQMAFVQSGFLLLVGLTLVLIVRDTSQLPVVQQLMGR